From Antennarius striatus isolate MH-2024 chromosome 14, ASM4005453v1, whole genome shotgun sequence, the proteins below share one genomic window:
- the LOC137607648 gene encoding voltage-dependent calcium channel gamma-6 subunit-like gives MWSAFLFSDEEGRTVGPPTTGMVGGAAMGGGGAAGGGGGQGATGLANLMSGRSTLGGNKRRRATGTALSEAQEGKIKLAFFVAIVGVVLTVLGVGTEFWVELAPPKTFYNNQTCVAAHLGLWRGCTRTLWVADVDPDRDSCGPAELPGESNCSFFKFFTSGEDAVMFLKTTQKDLNVAAAMLALFSLLLMGVGAACTAASLSREALPFLRPASVCFILSGVMLLLSLVVFHRAVLALLASDQAVPLQHRLSWSASCVGCAGAVLIVGGALFLLLALPFSPWRRCLPGDGAS, from the exons ATGTGGTCGGCTTTCCTGTTCAGCGATGAGGAGGGTCGTACGGTGGGACCGCCCACCACAGGAATGGTGGGCGGGGCTGcaatgggaggaggaggagcagcaggagggggCGGCGGCCAGGGAGCGACGGGATTGGCCAACCTGATGAGCGGACGCAGCACGCTTGGAGGGAACAAACGCCGCCGGGCGACGGGAACCGCCCTGAGCGAGGCCCAGGAGGGGAAG ATCAAGCTGGCGTTCTTTGTGGCCATTGTGGGCGTCGTCCTGACGGTCCTGGGGGTGGGGACTGAGTTCTGGGTGGAGCTGGCCCCGCCCAAAACCTTCTACAACAACCAG ACCTGCGTGGCGGCCCACTTGGGCCTGTGGAGGGGCTGCACCAGGACCCTGTGGGTGGCCGACGTCGACCCCGACAGGGACAGCTGTGGCCCCGCCGAGCTGCCAGGAG aatCAAACTGCTCTTTCTTTAAATTCTTCACCAGCGGTGAAGACGCCGTGATGTTCCTGAAGACAACACAGAAGG ACCTGAACGTGGCGGCGGCCATGTTGGCGCTGTTCAGCCTGCtgctgatgggggtgggggccGCCTGCACCGCGGCGTCCCTCAGCAGAGAGGCCCTCCCCTTCCTCAGGCCCGCCTCCGTCTGCTTCATCCTGTCGG gcgtgatgctgctgctgtcccTGGTGGTGTTCCACCGGGCGGTGCTCGCCCTGCTGGCCAGCGACCAGGCCGTCCCCCTCCAGCACCGGCTGTCCTGGTCCGCCTCCTGCGTCGGCTGCGCGGGGGCCGTCCTCATCGTGGGCGGGGccctcttcctgctgctggcGCTGCCCTTCAGCCCCTGGAGGAGGTGCCTCCCAGGGGACGGCGCCAGCTAG